A window of Lacibacter sediminis contains these coding sequences:
- a CDS encoding SprT-like domain-containing protein — translation MSKKEVPLHALAAYLPEGSVEPVLQYLHEYKIHLTITRERNSILGDYRHAINQKNHRISVNGNLNKYSFLVTLLHEIAHLLAFENYGFRIAAHGKEWKHEYGKILAQFLLKKIFPADIEKALMKSLQNPSATSCGEEHLMRVLKNYDVRRNGEVLVEELQHDQLFKTKDGRVFQKKEKLRKRHKAIDVKSGAVYLFSGVYEVELMSNQ, via the coding sequence ATGAGTAAGAAGGAAGTTCCATTACATGCATTGGCTGCTTATTTGCCCGAAGGTTCGGTTGAACCTGTTTTGCAGTATCTCCACGAATACAAGATTCATTTAACCATTACCAGGGAACGTAACAGTATACTTGGTGATTACCGCCATGCCATCAACCAAAAGAATCACCGCATTAGTGTAAACGGTAATCTCAACAAATATTCATTCCTTGTAACGCTGCTGCACGAGATAGCGCATTTACTTGCATTTGAAAATTATGGGTTCCGTATTGCAGCCCATGGTAAAGAATGGAAGCATGAATATGGAAAAATACTTGCCCAGTTTTTATTGAAGAAAATTTTCCCCGCTGATATTGAAAAGGCGTTGATGAAATCATTACAGAATCCATCAGCTACCAGTTGTGGTGAAGAACATTTGATGCGTGTGTTGAAAAATTATGATGTGCGAAGGAATGGTGAAGTGCTGGTGGAAGAATTGCAACATGATCAACTCTTTAAAACAAAAGACGGTCGTGTGTTTCAGAAAAAAGAAAAGTTACGCAAGCGACACAAAGCCATTGATGTGAAGAGTGGGGCAGTGTATTTATTTAGCGGGGTTTATGAGGTAGAGTTGATGAGTAATCAATGA
- a CDS encoding AtpZ/AtpI family protein, protein MPQPTTNKQNRETKTNKQYLMQYASLATQLLVALGLAVFLGLKTDGWLQLNFPLLGWLLPLVVLMAMFYRILKDTSKKP, encoded by the coding sequence ATGCCGCAGCCAACGACCAATAAACAAAACAGGGAAACAAAAACAAATAAGCAATACCTGATGCAGTATGCCAGCCTGGCTACGCAACTGCTCGTGGCATTGGGCTTAGCTGTATTTTTGGGGCTGAAAACGGATGGCTGGTTACAACTCAACTTTCCTTTACTGGGATGGCTGTTGCCATTGGTTGTTTTAATGGCCATGTTTTACCGCATACTCAAAGACACATCTAAGAAACCATAA
- a CDS encoding bactofilin family protein, whose protein sequence is MFNSKSSSQEKDSSTGLATIVASGTEIKGNIESKGDIRVDGTLHGNLTTSSKVLVGPSGKIYGDVVAQQADVLGQINGTIKVTELLYLKGSCQINGNIYAGQLQVDATASFNGECHMGAAAVSNAPLASVLEISKESLNAAANDQ, encoded by the coding sequence ATGTTCAACAGTAAATCCAGTTCCCAGGAAAAAGATTCCTCAACAGGTTTGGCAACCATCGTTGCCTCAGGTACCGAAATCAAAGGAAATATTGAAAGCAAGGGCGACATCCGGGTGGATGGCACGCTTCATGGTAACCTCACCACTTCCTCAAAAGTGCTGGTTGGTCCATCGGGTAAAATTTATGGTGATGTGGTTGCCCAACAGGCCGATGTGCTGGGGCAGATCAACGGCACCATTAAAGTAACCGAATTGCTTTACCTTAAAGGCAGTTGCCAGATCAACGGTAATATTTATGCCGGTCAGCTGCAGGTTGATGCTACTGCTTCGTTCAATGGCGAATGTCATATGGGCGCTGCTGCTGTATCAAATGCACCATTGGCCAGTGTGCTGGAGATCAGCAAAGAGTCTTTAAATGCCGCAGCCAACGACCAATAA